Genomic segment of Pseudomonas sp. DY-1:
ACCATCACCGAGAGCATGCCCGCTTCAGCGCCAGCCTGACCGCCAGAAACGGGGGCATCGAGGAAACCCAGTTCCCGCTCAGCCGCCAGGGTGGCCATTTCACGCGCGACATCCGCCGAAGCCGTGGTGTGATCCACCAGGATAGAGCCGGGTGCCATGCCGGCGAAAGCGCCATCCGCCCCAAGCAGGACAGCGCGCAAATCATCGTCATTGCCAACACAGACCATCACGAACTCCGCGCCCTCTGCCGCCTCACGAGGCGTGGCGAAGGCATCGCCGCCGAACTCATCGCACCACAGCGTGGTCCTGCCCGGCGACCGGTTGTAGACCCGTACCGAATGCCCTTCGCAGGCCAGGTGTCCGGCCATGTTGAAACCCATGACCCCCAAACCGATGAACGCTACTTCAGCCATTGTTCTTCTCCTTCGTCGACCTGCGGAAAAGCCTAACACGCAGTTTGCCGCCCCGCGAAAGCGCCACCATACTCGCTCCAGGCTGGCCCCGACCGCCCCTTGCCAAGGAGAACCCCATGCCGCACTGGCTGGTAATCGATCTGGAAGCCACTACCGAAGAAGGCGGGTGGCCCCTGGAAGAAATGGAGATCATCGAGATCGGAGCGACCGTCGTCCGCGCCGACGGACATGAGGTCGACCACTTTCAACGTTTCGTACGACCTGCACGCCGCCCCTGCCTGACTGGGTTCTGCCGCCAACTCACCCACATCAGCCAGGCCGACGTGGATGGAGCCGCCAGCCTGCCGCAGGTATGGGAGACCTTCGAGCGCTGGCTCAGCCATCACAGCCCGCGCCTGGTGGGTTGGGTGAGTTGGGGCGACTATGACCGCCGCCAGCTGGAGAAAGAATGGCAACGGCATGGACTCGACAGCCTGCTGGCCGTGGCTCCTCACGTGAATCTCAAGCAGCGCTTTGCGGAAGCGCGCCAGCTCAAACACGCAGTTGGCCTGCACACGGCCCTGCAGTTGGCAGGGCTGCACTTCCAGGGTCAGCAGCACCGCGCCCTCGAAGACGCCCGTAATACCGCCCGCCTGCTTCCGCTCGTGCTACCCGCCTGAATGCGCCGGAGCTAGTGACGCTGAAATTCTCGTTGGGCATACTGTCGGGCCCTTTCAGACCCCATCCAGGAGCCCAGCATGTTCAAGGTCAACGAATACTTCGACGGCACCGTCAAATCCATCGCTTTCGGCATGACCGAAGGCCCGGCCACCATCGGAGTGATGGCCGCAGGCGAGTACGAATTCGGCACCAGCCAGCTGGAAGTGATGCATGTCATCGCCGGCGCACTGACCGTGAAACTGCCGGGCAGCGACAACTGGGAAACCTTCGCCGCCGGCAGTCAGTTCACCGTGCCGGCCAACAGCAAGTTCCAGCTGAAAGTGGCTCAGGACACCGCCTATCTCTGCGAGTATCGCTAAGGCGGAGCCTCGCTCCCGAGGCCCAGAATGAAAAAACCGGCCAGTTGGCCGGTTTTTTTTATTTGTGCGAGCAGAACTTCATATCAGATTCGGCTCCATCTCCAGCGCTACGCCAAACTTCGCCACGATATCCGCCTGGATGCGCTGGGCCAGCCCATGGAGCTGATGACCGGTGGCGGCGCCGTAGTTCACCAGCACCAACGCCTGAAGACGGTGCACACCGGCATCGCCGTCGCGGAAACCCTTCCAGCCGGCACGCTCGATAAGCCAGCCAGCGGCCAGCTTCACCTGCCCATCCGCCTGCGGATAAGCGACCAGATCGGGATACTCGCCACGCAGGCGCTGAGCCAGCTCGGCATCAACCAACGGATTCTTGAAGAAGCTGCCGGCGTTGCCCAACAGGGCGGGATCGGGCAGTTTTTCGCTACGAATTGCGCAAATGGCGCGGCTGACATCGCTGGGCGATGGCGAGCCGATGCCTTCATCCTGCAGGCGCTGACGTACCGGGCCGTAATCCAGATGCAGCAGAGGCGAGCGACTGAGTTTGAAACGGACCCGCAAGATCAACCATCGGCCCGCTTCGCGCTTGAACAGGCTGTCGCGATAGGCGAACTGACACTCATCCAGATCGAACTCTCGCAACTCGCCAGTTTGCCGATCCAGGGCGGTGAGCCCGGCGAAGACGTCTTTCAGCTCGACGCCATAGGCACCGATGTTCTGCATGGGCGCAGCGCCAACAGTGCCAGGAATCAGACTGAGATTTTCCAACCCGCCCAAGCCTTGCTCCAGGCTCCAGAGCACTAGCGGATGCCACGGCTCGCCCGCCTCTGCTTCCAGCAGTACAGTCACACCGTCATCGGCCAGGATACGAATACCTCGGCTGGCCATACGCAGCACCAGCGCCTCCACGTCACGGGTCAGCAGCAGATTGCTGCCGCCACCGATCACCAGCAGAGGCAGGCCGCGTTGAGCCGCCAGATCGATGGCCTCACGCACGCCAGCATCGTCGCGCGCCTCGGCGAAAAGCCGTGCCTTCACGTCGACGCCGAAGGTGTTGTACGGCTTCAAGGACAGATTTTCGTGCAGGACCAGACTCACAGGCGCCCCTTGATTTCAACGATCAGCGCATCGCAGGCCCGCTCCACCAGGTCAAGCACCTGCTCGAAGCCCTCCTCTCCGCCGTAATACGGATCAGGCACCTCATCCAGCTCCAGCTGGTAACGGCGGAGGAACAGGTCCAACTTGGCCGTAGAATCGCCGGGACACAGTCGGCGCAGATTGGCCAGGTTGTTCTCGTCCATTGCCAGGATCAGGTCGAAGTCGCCGAAATCCCCCCGGCCAACCTGACGTGCGCGCTGCTGGGAAAGGTCGTAGCCACGGCGTTGGGCGGCCACGCGGGTACGGGCGTCCGGCGCCTTGCCCACATGCCAGTCACCAGTGCCGGCGGAGTCCACCCACACCCGCTCGGCGAGACCAGCCTCACGCAGTTTGTGGCGCAGCACGCCTTCGGCAGTGGGAGACCGGCAAATATTACCGAGGCAAACGAAGAGAACGCGCATCAGCCCCCCAGCAAGCGCCGAACGCGCTCGAGGTCTTCCGGCGTGTCGACGCCGGCAGGCGGCGCTTCCAGGGCATCAGCGACATGGATACGCACCCCGTGCCAGAGCGCGCGCAACTGCTCCAGGCATTCGGTATTTTCCAGCCAGCACGGGCCCCAGGCGACAAAGTCATGGAGAAAGCCCGCGCGGTAGGCATAAATGCCGATATGGCGGCGATACGGCACCCCGGCCGGCAACTGGTCGCGACTGACAGCGAAAGAGTCCCGGGCCCAAGGCAGCGGCGCGCGACTGAAAGTCAGGGCCAGGCCGTTGAGATCGGAGGAAACCTTCACCACATTGGGATTGAACAGTGCCTGCACATCCTGGATGGGTTCGGCCAGTGTGGCGATGCCGGCTTCCGGATGAGCGGCCAGGTTGGCAGCCACCTGGTCGATGATGGCTGGCGGGATCAGCGGCTCGTCACCCTGCACATTCACCACGATGGCATCACTGGCCAGACCGAGCTGGCTAGCCACTTCGGCCAGGCGGTCCGTGCCGGAATTGTGGTCCGCACGGGTCAGTAGCACTTCGGCACCGAAGGCCTGACAGGCTTCGACGATCCGCGCGTCGTCAGTGGCTACCACCACGCGCTGCGCTGCGCTGCGCCGAGCCTGCTCCCAGACGTGCTGGATCATCGGCTTGCCGGCGATGTCCTGCAGCGGTTTTCCGGGCAGGCGTGTCGAAGCGAAGCGGGCGGGAATGACGACGGTGAAGGCCTGGGTCATTTGTCCAGACGCTCATCGACATTGAGAGTGCGGGCTTCACCTTCCAGCATCACCGGAATGCCATCCCGTACCGGGAAGGCCAGAGCGTCGGCCTTGCAGATGAGCTCGCTCTTGTCGTCGGCCAACTTCAGCGGGCCCTTGCACAGGGGGCAGGCGAGGATATCGAGGAGTTTCGGGTCCATGAGTGAATCCTTGAAGCGGCAGCCGAAGGGCTACCTTGGGTTAGAAGCGGCTTGGCAGAAGGCGGGCCAGCTGCCCGTCGAACCAGGCGACGAATGCCGGCGAAGGCGCGGCATTGACCGCCAGATACCACCAGTCGGCGGAGGCAAAGGCCCGGCACTTCACAGCATCCTTCTCGGTCATCAGCAGCGGCAGCGACGGTGTGAAAGCCAGGGCTTGCGCGCTATAGACAGCATGATCGGCGAATGGGTGCGGGATCGGGCGCCAGTTTAGCGCCTCCAGGGTTCTGAAGAAACGCTGCGGGTTGCCTATGCCGGCCACCGCATGTATGGCCTGCCCAGGCGCGAAATGGTCCAGTCCGACACGCTTTCCAGTCTGCAGATTGACCAGTTCGCTCGGTTGCAGCTTGAAGGAGAAACCTTCGGCGGAGTCGCTTTCGGCGCCATTGCGCAGCACCGCATCCACCGAATCCAGACGCTCCGGCGGCTCGCGCAGGGGGCCGGCTGGCAGGCAGCGGCGATTGCCGAGCCCACGGGCTGCGTCAATCAGCACCAACTCCAGATCGCGCGCCAAGCGGTAGTGCTGCAGGCCATCGTCGCTGAGGATCAGGTCGAGGGTTTCCTGCTCCAGCAGGGCCTGCACGGCGCGGGAACGGTCCGGGTCGATTACCAGTGGCACACCACTGCGCTGGACGATCAGCAGCGGTTCGTCGCCGGCCTGCTCGGCCCCCTGCTCCGCCCGCACCCGCCAAGGCATTTGCGGCGGCTTGGCCCCATAGCCGCGGCTGACCACACCGACGCGCAATCCGCGCGCCCGGCAGTGCTCGATCAGCCAGAGAATCATCGGGGTCTTGCCGGTGCCGCCAACGGTGATGTTACCGACGACGATCAACGGAACAGGCGGGCGATAGCTGTTGCCCTGCCCCGCCATGAAGGATGCGCGCTTGCGCTCGGCGACTCGACGATAGAGCCACTCCAGCGGGCTCAGCAAGCCAAGTGCCGGATGACCTCGATACCAGGCGTCTAGCAGGCGCTCAGAGAAGGCCATCAGGGCTTCTTGGCCGCGTCGGCCTCGATGGTGGTCATGCGCAACTGGCTGAATCCCAGCTTGCCGGCGGCATCCATGGCGGTGACTACTGACTGGTGAGTAGTGCGCGCATCAGCGGTGATCACCAGCGGCAGGCTGTTGTCGCCTTCCGACTCGCGTCCCAGGGCAGCGATCAGGGTCGCCAGGTCGCTCTTCACCAGGTTCTGGCCGTTGAGCGAGTACTGGCCGTCCGCAGCGATGCTCAGCTCCAGCGTCTTGAGCTCGGTTTCCTCGGGAGGCGTGCCGCTTACGGCCTCGGGCAGTTCGATTTTCAGCTGATTGGGTTTGCTGAAGGTGGTGGTCACCACGAAGAACAGCAGCAGCACGAAGATCACGTCGATCAACGAAGTGAGGTTGAGGAACACCTCTTCGCGGGCGACATTGCCCGCCCTGCGGCGGAATTTCACGCTTTGGCTTCCTCTGCGAAATCCACTTCGCGATCGCCTTGGACCACTTCCACCAGCTTGATCGCTTCCTGCTCCATGGCCACTACCAGCTCGTCAACACGACGCAGCAGGTAACGGTGGAAGAACACAGCCGGAATGGCGACGATCAGGCCTGCGGCAGTGGTCACCAGCGCCTTGGCGATACCGCCGGCCAGCACGGGCGCGTTGGCCATGCCGTTCTCCATGAAGCCGCCGAATATATCGATCATGCCGAAGACGGTACCCAGCAGGCCGAGTAGCGGCGCCATGGCAGCGATGGTGCCAAGGGCATTGAGGTAGCGCTCCAGCTCATGGATGACCCGACTGGCAGCTTCCTCGATGCACTCCTTCATGATTTCGCGGCCATGTTTGGAGTTGGCCAGGCCCGCAGCCAGCACCTCACCCAGCGGCGAAGAGGCGCGCAGCTCCTTGAGCTTCTGGCTGTTCAGCTGCTTGTCCTTGATCTGGCGCCAGACCTGGCCCAGCAGGTGCGGCGGAGACACGCGGCTGATGCGCAGGGTCCACAGGCGTTCGGCAACGATCGCGGTGGCGGCGATGGAACACAGAATGATCGGCAGCATCATCCAGCCGCCGGCTTTGACCAACTCCCACACGGTAGGAAATCCCCTTCGGAAAAGTGGCGCCACTCTAGCATAGGGGCGGGCCTCCGCCGACCGTCGCCGTTCTCATTTTTCCCTCCAGAATACGGACTTTTCTCGCTCGCTCTCCGGCTCGACGCCAGCGCCCAGACGCAGCAGCAAATGACCCTGCTTCGCCGTGTCATGGATCTCGGCGGGCAGCGCGCCGATTCGCGAAACGACCAACGGATGGGGATGGCCGTAGGGGTTCAGGTGGCCTCGGGAAATCAGCACTTTCTCAGGCGCCACGGCATGCAGGAACGCGCCACTGGAGGACGTTCGGCTGCCATGGTGGCCCGCCACCAGCCAGCGCGCCGCAAGTGGCTGGCCACTGGCGACCCAGGCGGCTTCACCGCGAGCGCCGAGATCGCCACTCAACAGGATGCGCTCACCAGCGGCCTCGACCGACAACACACATGAACCATCATTGCTATCGCCTGTCAGTGGCGACTGCCAGATTCGGAATCTCACGCCATCCCAAGTCCAGGCCAGATCAGCCGGACAGGCCTCGGCGCCCAGTTCGGATGGCAGCCGCTCCAGCTCACCAGTCAGCACCCGCGCCACCGCCAACCCCCGACTTACGGCCAGGGCGCCGCCGGAATGATCGGAATCCGCATGACTGAGCAGTAACAGATCCAGCCGAGACAACCCCAGGCCGCGCAGGGTCGGAACTACCACACGCTCGCCGATATCGAAGTCGCCCCGGCGCGGACCGGCGTCGTAGAGCATCGCATGCTCGTGAGTGCGGACCAGCACCGAAAGGCCCTGCCCCACATCCAGCACCCGAACCTCGGCCTGACCACGTGCCGGGCGCTCCTGCGGCGGGAACAGCATGGGCAATAGCAGCGCCAGCCCCAGCGCACGCAGCGGCACGCCAGCCGGGGCAATCAGCAGCAGTACACCCAGCGTTCCGAGGATCCAACCCCAGAACGGAACTTGCGTAGGAATCCAGGCGGGAACCTGCGTCGCCGTCCAGGCCAGTATCTGGAACAGCAACTCCAGGGCACCACCGGCCAACCAGAGCAATGCATCCCCCAGTAGGGGAATGCCAAGTAGCAATGTGCCTAGCAACGCCAGCGGCAGCACCACCAGGCTGATCCAGGGCACCGCCAGCAGGTTCGCCAGAGGGCCACTGAGGCTGATGGGCAAGGCCAGGGCCAGCAGCAGAGGCGCCAACCCCACACCCATGACCCACTGAGCTCGCCACCAGGTCGCCCACCAGCGCCATGCCCCCAGCCGCCCGGCAAAGGCCAGCACCAGCAGGACCACAGCACCAAAGGAAAGCCAGAATCCCGGTTGCAGCACTACCAATGGTTCAGCCAGCAATACGGCACACAGCGCCACCAGCAAAGGCGTGAGGAATCCCAGGTGGCGAAAGCGCAAACGCCAGAGCAAGACGACGCCAAGCATCACGCAAGCTCGCTGCACCGGCACATCGAATCCTGCCAGCACGCCATATCCGAGCCCACCGGCGAGAGCCATGGCACAAGCCCAGGGTAGCCAGGGCAGCGACCGAGGCCAGAGTCCGTTTCGAGCGAGCACCACCACCAGGCCGTAAAGGACACCCGCGAATAGCGTGATGTGCTGACCGGAAATCACCATCAGGTGCGTGGTCCCCGTGTCTTGTAACAGGCGCCAGTCCCGATCCTGCAAGCCGGAGCCGTCGCCCAGCACCAAGGCGGCGAGCCCACCGGCCCGTCCCCAGGCATCCACCTGCAGCAAACGATGACGCAAGGAGTCCCGCCAGGCGACAGGGCCGCTTGCCGCTTCCAGTCGCTCCCCGGCCTTGACCGAGCCGGTTGCCCCTATGCGCCGTGCCAGCAGCCACGCCTCGTAGTCAAAGGTCGCGGGATTCACGAGACCACGCGGTCGTTTAAGGCGAACAGCCAGCCGCCAGCGTTCGCCGGCAAACACACGCGGGCCGCCATGCCAGGACAGCCGCAACCTGCCAGGCAATTGTGCCCGGGAGGAATGGAGCGCCGCCAGCTCGAAGCGCACCACCCCATCAGCCGTGCTGGGGAGGCCAACCACGGTTCCTTCCAACCAGCGCACCTGGCCGTCCAACCGCGATTCCAACCGGTCGTCCAACGCCCATTGGGCACTCATGCAAGCCCAACCGAGACCAAGCAGGAACAGCCCGCTGCGCCAGGCACGCGACGCCAGCAGCGCGAATCCGAGAATCAACTGGAGCAGGAGCCACCAGACAGGCGGCAAGACAGGCATCCAGCGCAATAAAAGAAGGCCTACGGCAAGCGTGGCCAACCCCGAAACCATGGGCATCCGACTTCCCTTCCCTGGGACGGAGACTGCGGCGACGTCCCCTACAGCCCTGCACGTCGCGATCCAGGCGGCGCAGTTCCGTTTAAACTTGCCGACACAAACTGACCCGGCGATGTCATTTCCGGGTGTGCATAATACCCGGCGCTTTCGTCGGCCAGAGACCGCCCATGCCGCGTCGTATATTCAAACGCTACATGCCGAACCCGGACACCATCAGGGAACACAAGTCCCTGCGTTTTCTCGGCACCCTGATTCACGACCCGAACCTCTGGCACCTCAATCGCCATTCGGTCGCCCGCGCCATGGCCATGGGCCTGTTCGCCGCGTTCATCCCCATTCCCATGCAGATGCTGCTGGCAGCCGGCCTGGCCATCATGGTCCGTGCGAACCTGCCGATCTCGGTGGGTCTCGTGTGGTTGACCAATCCCATCACAATGCCGCCGGTTTTCTACTGCACCTACAAGATGGGGGCGTGGATCATGCAGATCTCTCCGCGCGCCCTACCCGAGGAACTGACCTGGGAATGGATCACGCAGGAGCTTTCCTCGGTCTGGCAACCATTCCTCCTAGGATCGGTGGTCTGCGGCATCCTGATCGGCGCACTGGCCTACATGCTGACCATGCTTTATTGGCGCTGGTGGGTCGGGCACAGTTGGCGCAAACGCCAGAAGGCCCGGCGCGAAAACAGCCGCTAAAACGAAAACGCCGCATTGAATGCGGCGTTTTCTATTGCGGGGAGCGCCCCCTACTCGTAGCGCAAGGCCTCGGCTGGCTGGGTCTGGGCGGCACGCCAGGCGGGATAGAGGGTGGCCAGGAAGCTCAGGATCAGGGCCGCGCCACAGATCAGCAGAACATCCCCCAATTGCAGCTCAGACGGCAGGTAACTGACGAAGTAGACGTCTGAACTGAATATCTGCCGGCCACTGGCGCGCTCCAGCGCAGCGATCCACTGGCTGACGTTGAGCGCCGTAATGATGCCCAACACGGTGCCGATCAGCGTGCCGATGAAGCCGATCACGCTGCCCTGAACCATGAACACCGCCATGATCTGGCGCGGCGTCGCTCCCAGCGTGCGAAGGATGGCGATATCCGCACGCTTGTCGGCGACCACCATGATCAAGGTGGCGATGATGTTGAACGCAGCCACGGCCACAATCAGCAAAAGGAGCAGGCCGATCATGGTCTTCTCCATCTTCATGGCGCTGAACAGACTGCCCTGCGTATGGGTCCAGTCATCGGCGCGATAACCCTGCCCCAGCTCGGCGGCAATCTGTTTCGACACTTCAGGTGCGAGGAACAGGTCCTTCAGGGCAAGGCGCACACTTTGCACCTGCCCTTCCGGCAGACGCTGGATGGTGGAGGCATCGGCGATGTTGATCAGCGCCAGGGAGCTGTCCAGCTCGGCACCGACCTTGAATACACCCACCACATTGAGGCGCTGCATCCGCGGCGTAATACCGCCTGGTGCATTGCTGACTTCAGGGACGATCAGGGTCAGCTTGTCGCCGACATTGAGGCGGAAACGCCGCGCAGTAATTTCGCCGACCACGATGCCGGACTCGCCCGGCTTCAGGGCATCGAGATTCCCTTGCACCATGTGCTTGCCGATGATGGAAACCTTGGTCTCTTCCTGCGGGTCAACACCATTGATCTGCACCGGCTGCATCATTCCCTTGTAGGAAAGCATGCCCTCCAGCTCAGCGAAGGGCACCGCGCCCACGACCTCCGGGTGCTTCATTGCGGCGTCGGACACGCGGCGCCAGTCGGCCAGGGGCTGATCGGCACTCAGGGTAGCGTGTGACACCATGCCGAGGATGCGCGAGCGCATTTCCTTCTGGAATCCGTTCATCACCGAGAGCACTACGATCATGGCCAGCACGCCCAGTGCCAGACCGATCATCGACGTGAGCGAGATGAAGGAAATGAAGTGGTTACGGCGCTTGGCGCGCGTATAGCGCGTGCCGATAAAGATCGGGAGAGGTCTGAACATCTCAGGCAGCCACCAGTCGGCCTTCTTCAAGGCGCAGCACCCGATCCATCTGGCGGGCAAGCTGCAGGTCGTGGGTCACCACCAGGAAGGCGGTCTGCGAGGAGCGGCTCAGTTCC
This window contains:
- a CDS encoding exonuclease domain-containing protein; amino-acid sequence: MPHWLVIDLEATTEEGGWPLEEMEIIEIGATVVRADGHEVDHFQRFVRPARRPCLTGFCRQLTHISQADVDGAASLPQVWETFERWLSHHSPRLVGWVSWGDYDRRQLEKEWQRHGLDSLLAVAPHVNLKQRFAEARQLKHAVGLHTALQLAGLHFQGQQHRALEDARNTARLLPLVLPA
- the murB gene encoding UDP-N-acetylmuramate dehydrogenase gives rise to the protein MSLVLHENLSLKPYNTFGVDVKARLFAEARDDAGVREAIDLAAQRGLPLLVIGGGSNLLLTRDVEALVLRMASRGIRILADDGVTVLLEAEAGEPWHPLVLWSLEQGLGGLENLSLIPGTVGAAPMQNIGAYGVELKDVFAGLTALDRQTGELREFDLDECQFAYRDSLFKREAGRWLILRVRFKLSRSPLLHLDYGPVRQRLQDEGIGSPSPSDVSRAICAIRSEKLPDPALLGNAGSFFKNPLVDAELAQRLRGEYPDLVAYPQADGQVKLAAGWLIERAGWKGFRDGDAGVHRLQALVLVNYGAATGHQLHGLAQRIQADIVAKFGVALEMEPNLI
- a CDS encoding low molecular weight protein-tyrosine-phosphatase; its protein translation is MRVLFVCLGNICRSPTAEGVLRHKLREAGLAERVWVDSAGTGDWHVGKAPDARTRVAAQRRGYDLSQQRARQVGRGDFGDFDLILAMDENNLANLRRLCPGDSTAKLDLFLRRYQLELDEVPDPYYGGEEGFEQVLDLVERACDALIVEIKGRL
- a CDS encoding pyrimidine/purine nucleoside phosphorylase codes for the protein MFKVNEYFDGTVKSIAFGMTEGPATIGVMAAGEYEFGTSQLEVMHVIAGALTVKLPGSDNWETFAAGSQFTVPANSKFQLKVAQDTAYLCEYR
- the kdsB gene encoding 3-deoxy-manno-octulosonate cytidylyltransferase, coding for MTQAFTVVIPARFASTRLPGKPLQDIAGKPMIQHVWEQARRSAAQRVVVATDDARIVEACQAFGAEVLLTRADHNSGTDRLAEVASQLGLASDAIVVNVQGDEPLIPPAIIDQVAANLAAHPEAGIATLAEPIQDVQALFNPNVVKVSSDLNGLALTFSRAPLPWARDSFAVSRDQLPAGVPYRRHIGIYAYRAGFLHDFVAWGPCWLENTECLEQLRALWHGVRIHVADALEAPPAGVDTPEDLERVRRLLGG
- a CDS encoding MotA/TolQ/ExbB proton channel family protein, whose protein sequence is MWELVKAGGWMMLPIILCSIAATAIVAERLWTLRISRVSPPHLLGQVWRQIKDKQLNSQKLKELRASSPLGEVLAAGLANSKHGREIMKECIEEAASRVIHELERYLNALGTIAAMAPLLGLLGTVFGMIDIFGGFMENGMANAPVLAGGIAKALVTTAAGLIVAIPAVFFHRYLLRRVDELVVAMEQEAIKLVEVVQGDREVDFAEEAKA
- a CDS encoding DNA internalization-related competence protein ComEC/Rec2, which encodes MVSGLATLAVGLLLLRWMPVLPPVWWLLLQLILGFALLASRAWRSGLFLLGLGWACMSAQWALDDRLESRLDGQVRWLEGTVVGLPSTADGVVRFELAALHSSRAQLPGRLRLSWHGGPRVFAGERWRLAVRLKRPRGLVNPATFDYEAWLLARRIGATGSVKAGERLEAASGPVAWRDSLRHRLLQVDAWGRAGGLAALVLGDGSGLQDRDWRLLQDTGTTHLMVISGQHITLFAGVLYGLVVVLARNGLWPRSLPWLPWACAMALAGGLGYGVLAGFDVPVQRACVMLGVVLLWRLRFRHLGFLTPLLVALCAVLLAEPLVVLQPGFWLSFGAVVLLVLAFAGRLGAWRWWATWWRAQWVMGVGLAPLLLALALPISLSGPLANLLAVPWISLVVLPLALLGTLLLGIPLLGDALLWLAGGALELLFQILAWTATQVPAWIPTQVPFWGWILGTLGVLLLIAPAGVPLRALGLALLLPMLFPPQERPARGQAEVRVLDVGQGLSVLVRTHEHAMLYDAGPRRGDFDIGERVVVPTLRGLGLSRLDLLLLSHADSDHSGGALAVSRGLAVARVLTGELERLPSELGAEACPADLAWTWDGVRFRIWQSPLTGDSNDGSCVLSVEAAGERILLSGDLGARGEAAWVASGQPLAARWLVAGHHGSRTSSSGAFLHAVAPEKVLISRGHLNPYGHPHPLVVSRIGALPAEIHDTAKQGHLLLRLGAGVEPESEREKSVFWREK
- the lpxK gene encoding tetraacyldisaccharide 4'-kinase, with the protein product MAFSERLLDAWYRGHPALGLLSPLEWLYRRVAERKRASFMAGQGNSYRPPVPLIVVGNITVGGTGKTPMILWLIEHCRARGLRVGVVSRGYGAKPPQMPWRVRAEQGAEQAGDEPLLIVQRSGVPLVIDPDRSRAVQALLEQETLDLILSDDGLQHYRLARDLELVLIDAARGLGNRRCLPAGPLREPPERLDSVDAVLRNGAESDSAEGFSFKLQPSELVNLQTGKRVGLDHFAPGQAIHAVAGIGNPQRFFRTLEALNWRPIPHPFADHAVYSAQALAFTPSLPLLMTEKDAVKCRAFASADWWYLAVNAAPSPAFVAWFDGQLARLLPSRF
- a CDS encoding biopolymer transporter ExbD — encoded protein: MKFRRRAGNVAREEVFLNLTSLIDVIFVLLLFFVVTTTFSKPNQLKIELPEAVSGTPPEETELKTLELSIAADGQYSLNGQNLVKSDLATLIAALGRESEGDNSLPLVITADARTTHQSVVTAMDAAGKLGFSQLRMTTIEADAAKKP
- a CDS encoding lipoprotein-releasing ABC transporter permease subunit codes for the protein MFRPLPIFIGTRYTRAKRRNHFISFISLTSMIGLALGVLAMIVVLSVMNGFQKEMRSRILGMVSHATLSADQPLADWRRVSDAAMKHPEVVGAVPFAELEGMLSYKGMMQPVQINGVDPQEETKVSIIGKHMVQGNLDALKPGESGIVVGEITARRFRLNVGDKLTLIVPEVSNAPGGITPRMQRLNVVGVFKVGAELDSSLALINIADASTIQRLPEGQVQSVRLALKDLFLAPEVSKQIAAELGQGYRADDWTHTQGSLFSAMKMEKTMIGLLLLLIVAVAAFNIIATLIMVVADKRADIAILRTLGATPRQIMAVFMVQGSVIGFIGTLIGTVLGIITALNVSQWIAALERASGRQIFSSDVYFVSYLPSELQLGDVLLICGAALILSFLATLYPAWRAAQTQPAEALRYE
- a CDS encoding Trm112 family protein, encoding MDPKLLDILACPLCKGPLKLADDKSELICKADALAFPVRDGIPVMLEGEARTLNVDERLDK
- a CDS encoding DUF2062 domain-containing protein — encoded protein: MPRRIFKRYMPNPDTIREHKSLRFLGTLIHDPNLWHLNRHSVARAMAMGLFAAFIPIPMQMLLAAGLAIMVRANLPISVGLVWLTNPITMPPVFYCTYKMGAWIMQISPRALPEELTWEWITQELSSVWQPFLLGSVVCGILIGALAYMLTMLYWRWWVGHSWRKRQKARRENSR